Within Syntrophorhabdaceae bacterium, the genomic segment AAATCAAACCAATAAGGACAAAAACCGATTACGATGCCGCACTCAAAGAGATTGAGCGGCTCTTTCACGCGAAGCCCGGTACGGATGAAGCAGATCGTCTTGAGGTTCTAACAACCCTCACGGAAGCCTATGAGGAAAAGCATTACGCGATTCCTCTTCCCGACCCCATTGAAGCTATTTTGTACCATATGGAAAGCCGTGGTCTCTCACGGCGGGATTTGGAGTCCTTTATCGGAAGTCGCGCACGTGTCTCTGAAGTCCTTAATCGAAAACGCCCCCTTACCATGGAGATGATTCGAAACCTTCATAGTGGTCTGGGTATTTCGGCTGAAGTGCTGATTCAACCGTACCGAACTCTCAAGGATGCGGCATAGCAAAGCCCTAAAGAGAAAATGAAAAT encodes:
- a CDS encoding transcriptional regulator: MKIKPIRTKTDYDAALKEIERLFHAKPGTDEADRLEVLTTLTEAYEEKHYAIPLPDPIEAILYHMESRGLSRRDLESFIGSRARVSEVLNRKRPLTMEMIRNLHSGLGISAEVLIQPYRTLKDAA